TTTATTTGTATGTTCTCTACTGTTGAGTTAATTTAGTTGCAACCATAACAAGTATGCTCTGTATTCAGTTCAGCTAACAGTTTTTGTAGTTATTGTTAAAATAAACTGCTTTTTTAAGTAAGGGAAAATGTTCCCATTGTTTTATTTCATTAaccatatatatatagagagaaaaTTTATTCTAATTTGTTGTCCTTAATTGCCGAAGGAGCCTTTTTTGGGTACATGCTACGCAATTTTCATATGTATAACTGTAATGAACATACAGTACTGGAAAATTTTATCTGTGAGTTGCATGACGACAATGTTAGATCCCTTACCATTTTTAACTTTGTATGCATGAACAGATGAACACTCAATACAGTAATTTTCATATTTGGGAGGCGTAATTTTTAAAACTAGTGACAATGGGAAATCCTTATCGGTGTTCTTTTATGTCTTATCTAGTTAACATAACATAGTGTTAGTTGGAGAACCCATGATGGGAACAATTACGTTCCCTTGAATTACTAGGCTAAATATGCTCCTTTTTTGCAATTGCCAGCTTGAAAAGCTCATAAATGCTAATTCAACTGAGGTTGATTGGGAACGTTCCTTCTATTTGAATTTAGTCGCTCACACGTCATATACTGTCACAGTGGCATTGTGCAGGTATGTTTCTGTGGCACTTCTGCTAAGATCTTACAAGCTTTGTATGCTCTGAACAATTAGCTATAACTATGCATAAGAACAACTGCAAACCTTTTTGGGTGATCTATTGAGGTGTTATGGCTGGTGTGCGAGACACTGGAGTTGAGACATATATTCAGGAGGCGCCACCGTATAGAAGAGGTGTAATAACGGTGgtgcagagtgtgtgtgtgtgttcagcaTCGATGTGGCCTTGTGTTGAGCTGTAGGCTATATAAGCCAGTCTGTACCTAGAGAATGGTTAAGCTGAACAAATTGAGAGAAATCTACCAATTAGCCTCCTACTCTCAGttattcctcttcttctccaagccTTCGTGTTTACTATCTTCATCGCGTCTTGGCAGATCGCCAATGGCAACGGGGTGCTAAATGAAGTAAATCCTTATATTAATACAACACTTTTGGTCTGTTAGCTATAGTCAGTTAAAGAACTCCCCAGATTTTTGGTTCATAGTTTCTCACCCTTTATCAAAATCTGAGACGGTTGGCAAATAATGATTGTCATGTCATCTAATTCCGTATTGAAACAGCATTCTCTGTTTCAACTAAATGTTGCGAAACGGGTCTGGGTTGTTGGTACAATCACACTTTTTTCATTAGCTGGATGAACAATTTGTGACCACAAATTTATCTTTCAGCTTGAGTTTGCCCTGGAATGTTAAGGGACTCACAAATCTTAGAGTGCCAGTAGTATCAATTGTCATGCACAACAAAACCTTTTTTTTCATAACTCCCCTCAGTAATATTTAATGGTTGGTTATGTGCTTCTTCTAATCTACTTCCACAGTATCAGCAATCTTCGCAATCGTGCAGACAAAAGCAAGCGGTTGCCTCCAATTTACAAGGTTTCAAAAACTGTATATGCATCCCCTAGCCGTGTAAATTTCCGCCTTGATCAAAGAAAGGTAATTTTTTTTCTGGCATCATCTTTTCAGAGAGACTGCCTTTCAATATAAATAATCTGTCGTAACTCACATCCCTTTAATAGGCTGTAGAGACAGTACCTGCATATCCGAACATTTATTTCTCAATTGATGACTTCGATGATCCTTTTGATGCTGTGGTGAGTTCTGATTTACTTCTCCCAAAAATTACATAACATTGTGTTCTGGCAATACTTTGCAAATATTGTAGATGCCTGCGGTTTTATCACTGATGTTCCGTGGTTTTCCTTCAGATGGCTTTGACCATATACTTTCTAAGTTAACCATAAAGAGTAAAGTGATCTTGTAAATTTGAGCAGGTTTTGTCAGACCCAGAACACTGCTATTGTGTGATTCTCAATGCGCATGATGGGGCAGCATTTCCTGAAGAAAGCGAATCAAGCAATGTCGGTTCAAATATACAATCTGGGATCAACTCTGGGAGCAGTGGAGAGAACCCACCAAAGGTTCACTCTCTTCCTAAATGAAGGTTTCattgtgatgaccgcagctctcttctatgtgatggtagtttagatgatcgatatcgacttgtaatgtgaagacaaactcgcggtctcgagacttgtaatataatgttctatctttgttcggtcttttcaattcggagactaaaatgatgaattgtattcagagactaatcttctattgtattcgatgaatctgttgttgatgtgtgctgtctatattttgtccaattatacattttgtaacctgtgcaaaaaacagaaaataaaaaaataaaaaaacctaatattcatactaatggcgcatcacatcatagtgcgccattagtattccagaggatactaatggcgcatcactaaacagtgcgccattagtatgccgaagttactaatggcgcatccagttgttgtgcgccattagtatgccaaagcacctgggtatagatggccccctgggaggcatactaatgacgcactgttgtatatactaatggcgcatctggggtgcgccattagtataccagatactaatggcgcaccagtggtgcgccattagtaaaatatactaatggcgtgctactaatggcgcaccactaatgcgccattaatagccaaattaggtgcgccattagtaggccttttcctagtagtgcgtctggctcctgggctccaacatctggttgcgacaaccaggaagaaatggaaggagggggaaaagggagaaaagcaaccgtgagtactcatccaaagtactcgcaagcaaggatctacactacatatgcatgggtatctgtgtaaagggccaatatcggtggactgaactgcagaatgcccgaataagagggggatagctaatcctgtcgaagactatgcttctggcagcctccatcttgcagcatatagaagagagtagatttatgtcctccaagtagcatcgcatagcaagaacctacccggcgatcctcccctcgccgccctgtgggaaagcgatcaccgggttgtatctggcacttgaaagggtgtgttttattaagtatccggttctagtggtcataaggtcaaggtacaactccaagttgtcctgttaccgaagatcacggctattcaaatagattaacttccctgcaggggtgcaccacataacccaacatgctcgatcccatttggccggacacactttcctgggtcatgcccggcctcggaagatcaacacgtcgcagccctacctaggcacgacagagaggtcagcacgccggtctaaatcctatggtgcaggggtctgggcccatcgcccattgcacacctgcatgttgcatgggcggccagaagcagacctagcccccgtAATACAAGcgtaggcttacggtccaatccggcgcacgccgctcagtggTTGACgccaagaaggcttcggctgataccacgacgtcgagtgcccataactgttcccgcgtagctggttagtgcatataggccagtggccagactcagatcaaataccaagaactcgttaagcgtgttatttttaaagtaaccgcggatgccgaccagggccaggcccacctctcacctaggcggtctcaacctgccctgccgctccgccacaaaggttcactcagagggccgtcgggacaaacgtcctttccgTCCCAATcagtgaatcactcgcgggtgctctacgAGCCGACTCGTCTTTAGTCACCACTTGTATCATgtatatgtatataagtatatacccgcgatcacctcccaagtgatcacgacccggtagtatagcatggcagacggacaagaatgtagggccactgatgaagtactaacaacctatactaagcattaggatagaaggtaagggtatcaacagttgtagcaacaatgacaggttatgcatcagaataggattaaccgaaaggagtaacaagctacactactcttacgcaagaagtagagagaagagtaggcgatatctggtgatcaaagggggggcttgcctggaagctcagccgagaaggaggggtcgtcaacaccgtagtcgtactgggtagcagcggcttgggtctcggtgtctagcgagagaagagggggaagaaacaataaatataaagcaaacatatgcgtgacgatgcatgacatgacaatgcgctgcgctaggtgtgccctaacgcggtaggaggtgataccgacgaagggggggaaacatccgagaaagtatccccggtgttttcgcgttttcgaacagatgaaccggagggaaaagttgcatgttcgctatgctagggatgtgtggcgaacgaacgggctgcgtattcggattcgtctcgtcgagcTGAGCAACTTTCTGGtagaaaatattttaatccgagttacggattaaaagatatgatttttcaaaaagaatttattaatttctggaatttaattaattatttaattcaattcaaaattggatttatgacatcagcatgatgtcatgttgacgtcagcagtcaacaggggatGACTGGTCAACCTTGACGTgcaggacccacctgtcatactctgtttagattcattaggatttagctaatctaattactgtttaattaaactaactagttaattagattaattaaacagtattaattaagttaattaattaattagtgattatttatttacttattaatttttatttaattttttgtcGTTCCAAGGGCTGGGCCCCGCGTGAAGTGGCACAAAGGCCTTAGTGGGCGCTGGGCGTGCGCCCATGGCCACCAGGGGAGCGAACTCCGCCAGTAGGGAGGGCGCGGCCACGGCGTGCGGTGCGGAGCGGCGACCGGCGCTCGAGCAGAATCGGGCGCGACAGGGGAGGCGAGAGGGGTGGATGCGCGTAGGCGAGCGGCGGGCGACGTGGGGAGCGGAGCGATGCGCTGGCCGTGGCCGGAAGGGGCACGTGGCGGGCGAGCAACACAATGGAGGCGCGGTGCCGCGACGATGGACTAGCCAGACGGGGTGCACGCAGGAGCAATGGGGCGCCGACGCGGTGTGCGTGCGGCGGGCTGGAGGCTCGGGCGCGGCCTCGCGCTAGCGAGCGCGCGTGGGTGCGCGGGCGGCACGAGGGGCAGCAGCACATGGTTCACGGGCGCAGCGCACGACGCGTGCAGGCGCGGCGTGCGGGCGAGGCGGACGTGTGCGGCGGAGCGGGGTagaggagaaggagggggcctCACGAGGGGTTGCAGGGCACAAGCAGCGGGGCttggggaggaggacggagacACGCGACGGAgacgaggaggcagtccggcgaggcaGTGTTCCGGACGGTGGCGTCGTAGCTCCAGCGACGGCGTCGAGtggcggggcgggggcggcgtcgaggtttGATGCCCCGATCCAGAAGGGGATCGGGCAAGAACAGGGAGACATGGGGGCGGAAAACTCGGGTGCAGTAGGGTTAGGGTTTGCGTGTCGTGGTGGTTATGGAAGAGTGGGAGTGGCCGGTTGGGCCTGGCCTGGCtagcagctgggccggttggcctagtAGGGGGGGGttcctttcccctttatttatttctgtcggttttgtcttatttccactttttctttttatttattctcttttctgttttaattcattttaatgTATTTAGGCATTtactaaaaatgtgttttctgcacTATTATTGCCCaggcatttaactgcacactccgaacatttttgttttaatgtttgaaaacttctaTCGTTTCacttaatttcaaatttgaatttgaatcggttttgaactacgcGAGATTAGTAAccgtaacagaggtgacgtggcatcgttagcagagtttaactgtagcctaattatccgggcgttacaaatctcctccactacaagaaatctcgtcccgagattttggAGGTAGAAgaaaacagtgcggggtattcatcacgcaggcgatcctcgcgttcccaagtggctttcccttcagagtgatgcgaccactggactttgaggaacttgataggagaggtcctgttgcaattcgagcacttcatggcccactgctcggattgggtccttgaagcaacggcggagttgtgacacgtggaacacatcgtgaacctgagaaaggtttgacggaagctccagttgatatgccactttttcacgcctttccagaatagtgaacgGACCAATATagtgaggagctagcttgcccttgatcccgaagcggtgagcacccttcattggtgtaactcgaagataagccttttcgtcAGGTTGATacaccatgtctttatgatgatggtcatactgactcttctgacgtgactgagcagtcttgagattcttgcgAATaacgcggacttgttcttcggcatgttggataatctccggaccaaagagtggacgttcccagtttctgaccagttcagaggggttcggcactttcgtccatataacaattcgaagggggccatcttcagactagcttgatagctattattataagagaactcagcaaacagaagagattcctcccatttcttgccgaaggaaataacacaagctcgaagcatgtcttcgagaacttggttgacacgttcaacttgcccttgcgactgaggatggaatgcagtactgaatgacagatgagtccccatagcttcttggaaacttgcctagaatcttgaagtgaacaaactgccacggtctgaactgataactagtggaataccgtgaagtgaaacaattctggacatgtagagagttgcaagctgactagcagtgatcgtttctttgaccgccagaaaatgtgcaactttagaaagccggtcaatgacgacaagaatagcatcattacctttctgcgacttgggaaatccagtgacgaaatccatttcaacatggtcccatttccattcaggaatagagataggttgcagagttccagcaggcctttgatgttctgctttgatacgacggcaaacgtcacactcagcaacctAACGAGCAATGTCTTACTTCATATTAGACCACTAGAATCTCTGATGAATGTCTTGGtacattttggtactaccgggatgaatagagagaggcgtatcatgagcttctttcataacctccggagtcatatccaggtttttctttgagcatggcaccactaggcggcctttgaagtacaaagtgccatcatcagcaacagtgaagaatgagggcttccCTTCTGTGAGgcagcgcttaatcttgtgggcttgagagtcatatccctgaattctcttgatggagtgcaagagatctggttcgacagccagggtattgagggaaccctgagaaacaacacggaggttcatcctGTGatactccttaggagggggagcgagtgcactcggaggaacaatatggaggttcagctttctgaattcttcaacaagcgagggctaaaCTTTGCGAACCTCGAGATGGTTGccgtaagacttgcggctcaaggcatcagccattacattagccttgcctggtgtataggaaatacccaagtcaaagtctgcaatagTCTCCATCCagcgctgctgacggaggttcaggtctggcttagtaaacaaatacttcagactttggtggtcggtgaagatctcgcaatgattaccgagaaggtaatgtcaccactgctttagtgcatgaatgacagcaacaAGCTCCAGGTCGTGAAccgggtagttctcttcgtgaggacgcaattgacgagaggcataagcaatcactttgcgctcttgcattaggacacagcctaatccttgacgggaagcatcgcagtaaatgacgaagtccttcttagtatcaggtggagctagcactagggcagaagtcaacttgtctttgagtgcctggaaactttcctgacatttgtctgtccattggaacttgacacccttacgcaataggttagtcagagtcctagcgatcttggagaagttctcgacgaatcaacgacaatagctggcgagtccaagaaaacttctgacttgcttgacattctttggaggagtccaatcgagaatagcctgaacttaCTTGGGGtggacggcaataccatccttggaaatgacatgcccaaggtaggttacttcgggaagccagaattcacactttgagaacttggcatatagctgaagctctcgtagcttttccagcacaagacgaagatgttcagcatgctcttctttgttcttggaaaatactaggatatcatccagataaaccacgacgaacttgtcgaggtattccataaatatatagttcatcagacgagagaagttggctggagcattggttaagcggaatgacatgacggtgtacgcGTAAGATCCATACCAAGTCACGaatgcggtctttgggatatcctcttcacgaacatggatctggtggtaacccaacctcaagtcgagtttggagaacactaatgaaccagccagttgatcatacaaatcattgatccgaggaagaggatatttattctgaatggtagcttggttaataggacggtagtcttggactaatcagttggtcccatccttcttcttgacaaagagagagggtgctccccaaggagagcaacttgggtgaATAAAACCATTgggaagagatttgtcgatttcctccttaagttcaatgagttgatgcggcggcatcttgtagggtcgcttggctataggagtggtgcctggtatcaagtcgatgatgaattcgtcagctctagcagggggagtccttggaagttcttcaggaaagatgtCGAGGAATTcgcgcacgacgggaatgttttcaatgccctcgagtggtgcagcattcaatgcattcaaggcataaagccgtgcctcggcattctgaaccagaTGAGCATTGTAGCTTAGTACTTCATCGGAAGGGTGTAGCAGATAGACGGTCTTAGTgacgcaaactatagaagcagtatgcgctttcaaccaatccatttctagaatgagatcaatgctacaggactttagTATGATGGGAGAGAAAAGGAATTCCAATCCTTtgatttcaacggggacgttgtTGCAAATCagggaggttcgacattggcccgcaggggtgtgtactaatagcgaagcgctcatgtcctcacatttaatgtcatgcaagcatgcaaaatcttctgacatgaatgaatgtgattcgcctgtatcaaataaaatggatgctggtactgaatttacgagaagtgtacccatcacggtagcaggttggtcttgagcttcgttcagatcaacgtTGTTGGCATGCACACGACCATAAGACATcacattgttgttgcggggctggttgtttccacggccagctgcgggaagggccagttggttctgattctgattctgatagcagtcTCTGGCatggtgtcctggttgaccacacttgtagcacagaccattactgggagtgggaacaggagctcggggtggtggagctggaagccttagCTGCCtaggtggtggaggaggcagacgaggtgcagcataggtctgccttggggcaggcgcagttggctggtacatgctgttgggaatccatatcctacgcttctgcgagggcgggcccgaagatgagcccgtatCACAGTTGCGCCAGTGAGAGTTTTGGTGTTCCtccagaccagtctcgacattgatggccttgttcaccaaggtggcgaagtcggcaaagtcatgcactaggaGTGCGAGCTTGATGACAGCTTAAAGGCCATCACATAACTTCTCCTGTCTAcgggcatcagttgcaatgtcttcttcagcata
This DNA window, taken from Triticum aestivum cultivar Chinese Spring chromosome 1D, IWGSC CS RefSeq v2.1, whole genome shotgun sequence, encodes the following:
- the LOC123162006 gene encoding uncharacterized protein isoform X1 produces the protein MAAATLRSALLSSCALRRLASASAPRAPRLAQPKVQGFARARRSYPAAFAASAMSTSSGAKEAPANNPGLQAEVDPATKGYFMQQTLEKLINANSTEVDWERSFYLNLVAHTSYTVTVALCSISNLRNRADKSKRLPPIYKVSKTVYASPSRVNFRLDQRKAVETVPAYPNIYFSIDDFDDPFDAVVLSDPEHCYCVILNAHDGAAFPEESESSNVGSNIQSGINSGSSGENPPKVHSLPK
- the LOC123162006 gene encoding uncharacterized protein isoform X2 — encoded protein: MAAATLRSALLSSCALRRLASASAPRAPRLAQPKGFARARRSYPAAFAASAMSTSSGAKEAPANNPGLQAEVDPATKGYFMQQTLEKLINANSTEVDWERSFYLNLVAHTSYTVTVALCSISNLRNRADKSKRLPPIYKVSKTVYASPSRVNFRLDQRKAVETVPAYPNIYFSIDDFDDPFDAVVLSDPEHCYCVILNAHDGAAFPEESESSNVGSNIQSGINSGSSGENPPKVHSLPK